From Polaribacter haliotis:
ACTTCTTCACTTTTATTATATGGCAATTTACCAGCATTAAAATACAATTGTCTTAATTGCTCTACATGCTTTATACTCTCTTGCCAATCTTTGTGAGATGTATTATTGGAAGTATCATAATTATTTAAAACTTCTATAACTTCTAATTTATTATCAATAATTTCTTGATATTTAGAACGCATATCACGAAAATATTGATGACGTTTATCGTGAATTTTTTTAGTAACAACACTAAATTTATGCCAAACTTCTTCTCGCATTTCACTAGAAACAGGTCCAATATCTTCTTTCCACTTTTTATGTAATTCCTGTAATTCTTTAAAAGCTTCAGTAATATCGTCTTTCTCAGCTAATGCTTCAGCTTGTTTTATTATTTTAAGTTTTTCCTCTAAATTATTTCTAAAATCTAAGTCTCTAAAATCGTTACTTAAATGTAATAAATCGTAAAAACGCTCTACATGATGATGGTAAATTTTCCAAGTATCGTTATAACGAGTTTTAGAAACTGGTCCAATTGCTCGCCAATTGTCTTGTAAATCTTTAAAATTCTTATACATAGTAGCAGTATCTGCATCCTCTATTAAAGTTTTTAAATCTTCAATTACTTTTAACCTTTTCTCTAAATTTTCGTTTAATTGTTTTTCTAAATCTTTATAATGCGCATCTCTTTCTTTTTTATAGTTAGAAAGTAATGTATTGTATTCTGACTTAATTGGACTTGAAAACTGAAAATCGATAGAATTACCACCTTCAGCTAAAAAAGCTTCTTTTTTTTCTGCCAGTAACGCACCAAACTTTTGATTAAATGCATTCTTTATTGCATCGACTTGAGATTTAATTTTATGAACTGGATTTCCAGAAATTACCCTTTTTAGAGCTACCACCAATTCTTCTAAATTTGCTTTAGAATAATCTACTTTTGGAGCTTCCTCTTCTTTAGAGTCGCTATTTTCTGCTTCTTCTGCTACAGATTTTTCAATCTCATCAACAGCTTCATTTGTTTCCTCTTCTTTTTCTTGAATACCATTTTCTGTTGATTCTTCAACTTCGTTGGTTAATTCAGAATTTTTTTCTTCCTTTACTTCAACAGTTTCTTCTAACGGTTTTTCAACTTCATTTACTTCTTTAGATGAATCTACATCAGCTTTTGGAGTTTCATTTACAGTTTCTTCTGTATTTTTTACCGTTTTTTCAACGTTTTCGTCATTATTTTCTAACATATCTACAATGTTTAAGTTCGGTTAATAATATATATTATTATAGTCTATAAAGATACTGACAACTTACAATATTAGCAAACCACAGCAATAAATTAAATTATTTGGACTGATTCCATATTGCCCAAGATTCTTCAGCCTGAATTTCTAACATTTGATAACCATTTTTTACAGTTGCGCCTTTTTCTTTTCCCTTTGCAAGAAAAACTGTTAATTCTGGATTGTAAATTAAGTCGAATAACAAATGTTTTTCAGATAAATGTTGATAAGGAATTGCTGGACACATATTTACATTTGGTGAAGTTCCTAAAGGTGTACAGTTGATAATAACATTGTATTTGTTTATAATTTCTTCTGTTAAATCTTGATAAGAAATTTCTTTTTTACTTGAAGGGTTTCGAGAAACAAATTTATATTTAATATTATTTCGCTTTAATGCAAAAGCTACAGCTTTAGAAGCACCACCAGTTCCTAAAATTAATGCAAATTTATGATGCTTCTTAAAAAATGGAGAGATTGATTTTTCAAAACCAACCACATCTGTATTGTATCCTTTTAAATTACCTCTTTTTGTGAACTTTATGGTATTTACTGCTCCAATTTTTTTGGCTGTTTTATCTAATTTATCTAAATAAGGCATAACCTCTTCTTTGTATGGAATGGTTACATTAATTCCACAAATACTATCATCATTATTAATAACAGTAGTGAAATCGTCAATTTTTGGAATGTCAAAATTCACGTATTTGGTTTTAGTAAAACCTAAATTTTTAAACTTTTCTGTAAAATATCCACGTGAAAAAGAATAAGAAATATCTTTTCCTAAAAGTCCGAAAGTTCTATTTTTTCTTTCTTCCATAATAATCTATAATTAAAATTAATGCGATTCCAATAACAATATAAAAAATAGCAAACCACGTTTCTAAATTTGAAAAATCTGGAATAAATCTGCTATAATTTTCAATAATTTTATTCCCACTTTTATCTAAAGAAAAATTGCCATTATTAGTTAGATAAACCGCTTTTTTCCAAGGCCAAACAATTCCTAAAGAACCTGTTATAAAACCAATTATTACAGCAGTTACAATGGAGTTCCACCTTTTTAAAACATATCCTAAAACATGCGAAATAGAAACCAAACCAAATGCAGAACCCAATGTAAATACAGAAATTATTTTAAGATATCTTATTTTTTCTGGGTCTGACAAAACTTCAAAATTTCCTGATAACAAATTTGTAAATACAAAGAGTAACTCATTTACAGAATCGACTAGAAGCAATACGTAATTACCCATTAAAATTAAAATAAATGAGCCAGAAAGACCAGGTAAAGTCATTCCAGAAACACCAATAATTCCACAAATAAAAACAAACCAAAGATTATCGTTTTCGCCAGCTGGTGTTAAAAAACTAATACCAATTCCTACTGAAGCCCCTATAATTAATGAAATAATATTTTTTGTGTTCCACTCACCAAAATCTTTTCCTATGTAATAAATAGAACCGATTATCATTCCAAAAAACCAACTCCAAACGTACAATTCGTAGTGTTTTAAAAAATAATCTAAAACCAAAGAAATACTAAAATAGCTAAAAATACTTCCAGCCATTATTAACGTTAAAAATTGTGCGTTTATATATTTAAAAAAACTTCTAAACCTTCCATTTAAAAGTAATTTTAAAGCAACTAAGTTTACTTTTCGAAAAGAATAAATTAATTCTTCATAAAAACCAAAAACAAAAGAAACAGTTCCACCAGAAACACCAGGAACTTTGTTTGCAGCTCCCATTGCCAATCCTTTTAGAAAAAGATTCGTTTTTTGTAGAAAAGTTCTTTCTCTTTGCATTTATGCCTTCTTAACAGCCAATTTTTCCATTAATAAAATAAGTACAAAACCAATTAAAGCCAAAATAATGGACATTAATAATTGTGGATCTCCATCAAAATTAAAAGGAGATATACTTTGCTCTTTTAAAGGAACTTCAATCCCATGAGAATTTGTTCGCCAAGTAAGTGTTTCTTTCCAAGGCCAAATTTTATTTAGAGAACCTATTATAAAACCTGTTAAAGTTGCTAAAGTGATGTTTTTATAGTTTGTAAACA
This genomic window contains:
- a CDS encoding DUF349 domain-containing protein, whose protein sequence is MLENNDENVEKTVKNTEETVNETPKADVDSSKEVNEVEKPLEETVEVKEEKNSELTNEVEESTENGIQEKEEETNEAVDEIEKSVAEEAENSDSKEEEAPKVDYSKANLEELVVALKRVISGNPVHKIKSQVDAIKNAFNQKFGALLAEKKEAFLAEGGNSIDFQFSSPIKSEYNTLLSNYKKERDAHYKDLEKQLNENLEKRLKVIEDLKTLIEDADTATMYKNFKDLQDNWRAIGPVSKTRYNDTWKIYHHHVERFYDLLHLSNDFRDLDFRNNLEEKLKIIKQAEALAEKDDITEAFKELQELHKKWKEDIGPVSSEMREEVWHKFSVVTKKIHDKRHQYFRDMRSKYQEIIDNKLEVIEVLNNYDTSNNTSHKDWQESIKHVEQLRQLYFNAGKLPYNKSEEVWQKFKAATKKFNSSKNLFYKQEKSGQQENLEKKIALIEIAESFKESEDWDMATNAMKKIQSDWKKIGHVPRKFSDDIWKRFKAACNHYFDRFHEQKNAVSKEQQVAVDAKKALLDSLKEKESHTKESVLEAINSWRELGVLPRNVRHLEGKFNKQIDKMLESLSLDKQEVAMLKFTNSLDSLVANKDFRKLDSEQMFIRKKIDEVNREISQLENNLGFFSNAKADNPLVTNVKKQVEQFRVDLDIWKEKLNYLKSLDY
- a CDS encoding shikimate dehydrogenase family protein, encoding MEERKNRTFGLLGKDISYSFSRGYFTEKFKNLGFTKTKYVNFDIPKIDDFTTVINNDDSICGINVTIPYKEEVMPYLDKLDKTAKKIGAVNTIKFTKRGNLKGYNTDVVGFEKSISPFFKKHHKFALILGTGGASKAVAFALKRNNIKYKFVSRNPSSKKEISYQDLTEEIINKYNVIINCTPLGTSPNVNMCPAIPYQHLSEKHLLFDLIYNPELTVFLAKGKEKGATVKNGYQMLEIQAEESWAIWNQSK
- a CDS encoding DUF368 domain-containing protein, with translation MQRERTFLQKTNLFLKGLAMGAANKVPGVSGGTVSFVFGFYEELIYSFRKVNLVALKLLLNGRFRSFFKYINAQFLTLIMAGSIFSYFSISLVLDYFLKHYELYVWSWFFGMIIGSIYYIGKDFGEWNTKNIISLIIGASVGIGISFLTPAGENDNLWFVFICGIIGVSGMTLPGLSGSFILILMGNYVLLLVDSVNELLFVFTNLLSGNFEVLSDPEKIRYLKIISVFTLGSAFGLVSISHVLGYVLKRWNSIVTAVIIGFITGSLGIVWPWKKAVYLTNNGNFSLDKSGNKIIENYSRFIPDFSNLETWFAIFYIVIGIALILIIDYYGRKKK